From a single Glycine soja cultivar W05 chromosome 19, ASM419377v2, whole genome shotgun sequence genomic region:
- the LOC114398500 gene encoding uncharacterized protein LOC114398500: MGVDDEMVSKLQILQKVKEEKQRISCGSPAHSHVNIDSQCSADKFPVMDGKVQSETPCQEIPSIASSLNYTHSNQSGSIDQCSRPSEGVIESGSSASAVYSNLKLDLSMSDGEICLDKLSIRELHELFKVTFGRETTVKDKQWLKRRIAMSLTNSCDVSATTFIIKNNKIVRKFEEESSGNMNAGSLISSGNMTEEEDVNFKDSSAVNACGIEDNQVVSETRPKIGLEDENYQTGQRAAKTNCMNIVGGIEAYLEGGFLCSSYMDFQPLKLMFQEFKDKLIELVNLLFMRIVQVAITIYKTSL; the protein is encoded by the exons ATGGGTGTGGACGATGAAATGGTGAGCAAATTACAG ATTTTGCAAAAGGTCAAAGAGGAGAAACAACGCATATCATGTGGATCACCTGCTCATTCTCATGTAAATATAGACAGCCAGTGTTCAGCTGATAAATTTCCAGTCATGGATGGGAAGGTTCAATCTGAAACTCCCTGCCAGGAAATTCCTTCTATAGCATCAAGTTTAAATTATACTCATAGTAATCAATCTGGGAGTATTGATCAGTGTTCCAGACCTTCAGAAGGAGTAATAGAGAGTGGATCATCTGCTTCTGCTGTCTATTCCAATTTAAAGCTTGATCTTTCAATGTCAGATGGAGAAATATGCTTGGACAAGCTATCAATCAGAGAACTGCATGAACTATTTAAGGTAACATTTGGTCGGGAAACCACTGTTAAAGACAAACAGTGGCTGAAAAGGAGGATTGCCATGAGTTTAACTAATTCGTGTGATGTTTCAGCTACAactttcattattaaaaataacaaaatagttagaaaatttgaagaagaaaGTTCTGGAAATATGAATGCTGGATCTTTAATCTCTTCGGGAAATATGACTGAAGAAGAAGATGTCAACTTTAAGGATTCATCTGCTGTAAATGCTTGTGGAATTGAAGATAACCAAGTTGTTTCTGAAACAAGACCAAAAATTGGATTGGAAGATGAGAATTATCAAACAGGACAAAGAGCTGCAAAGACAAATTGCATGAACATAGTGGGGGGCATAGAAGCTTATTTAGAGGGAGGCTTTTTATGTTCAAGTTACATGGATTTTCAGCCTTTGAAGTTGATGTTTCAAGAGTTCAAAGACAAATTGATTGAATTGGTTAATTTATTGTTCATGCGAATAGTTCAAGTTGcaattacaatttacaagaCATCTCTCTAG
- the LOC114399565 gene encoding aquaporin TIP2-1-like, whose product MAGIAFGNFNDSVSFASIKAYIAEFISTLLFVFAGVGSAIAYAKLTSDAALDPTGLVAVAICHGFALFVAVSVGANISGGHVNPAVTFGLALGGHITILTGLFYWIAQLLGSIVASLLLKFVTGYDTPIHSVAAGIGAGEGVVTEIIITFGLVYTVYATTADPKKGSLGTIAPIAIGFIVGANILAAGPFSGGSMNPARSFGPAVVSGDFHDNWIYWVGTLIGGGLAGLIYTYAFIM is encoded by the exons ATGGCTGGCATAGCATTCGGAAACTTCAATGATTCTGTTAGTTTTGCCTCCATCAAGGCCTACATTGCTGAGTTCATCTCAACCCTTCTCTTTGTTTTTGCCGGTGTTGGTTCAGCCATAGCCTATG CTAAGTTGACATCAGATGCAGCTCTTGATCCAACTGGGTTGGTAGCAGTTGCTATTTGCCATGGTTTTGCTCTCTTCGTTGCTGTTTCTGTTGGAGCCAACATTTCTGGTGGCCATGTGAACCCTGCTGTGACCTTTGGGTTGGCTCTTGGGGGCCACATCACCATCCTCACTGGTCTCTTCTACTGGATTGCACAGCTTCTCGGCTCCATAGTGGCATCCTTACTCCTCAAGTTTGTCACTGGCTAT GATACTCCTATCCACAGTGTTGCTGCGGGAATTGGAGCTGGTGAAGGAGTAGTTACAGAGATCATAATCACATTTGGATTAGTGTACACAGTGTATGCCACAACAGCAGACCCTAAGAAGGGTTCGTTGGGCACAATTGCACCCATTGCCATTGGTTTCATTGTTGGCGCCAACATCTTAGCAGCAGGGCCATTCTCTGGCGGGTCCATGAACCCTGCACGCTCCTTTGGCCCTGCTGTTGTTAGTGGTGACTTTCATGACAACTGGATTTATTGGGTTGGCACTCTTATTGGTGGTGGTTTGGCTGGTCTTATCTATACCTATGCCTTCATAATGTGA